ATGGCACCTGCGCCGCGCCTGTTGATTCTTGACGAACCGGTGGCGAATCTCGATCCCATGTCTCGCGAAACGGTGTGGTCGCTGCTTGCCGATTGGCGAAAAGAAGAAGGTGGCACGGCAATCGTCTGTTCGCATATCCTCGCCGAAATGGAAGAAGAAGCGACGGATTACGCAATTATTGATCGTGGCCAGCTGCTAAAAAGCGGACGCGTGGCCGATATTGCTGCTCAGGAAACATCCTTCAAAATAGAATCGTCTGCATCTTTAGAACAAATTCGTGCGGCGCTTGCCGCGGCAGGAATCAATGCGGATGTCATGTGCGAAAAAGCGGATCTTGCGAAATTATACCGAGATGTAGTTTCAGGAAAAAGATGAACAATGTGAAATGATTTGCTTCACCTTCCTCATTTCACACTCCACACTTCACATTTCATACATCACACTCCACACTTTTCACTGCGGCCCTGCCGCCTAGAATGTCTGCGACAGGTCGAACGCGAACCTGCCCCAGCCAAATGCTTCCGGACTCCAGTTGCTCAAATCCTTCTTGAAGGCGTAATCAAGACGGAAGGTCAGGAACTGCCAACGGTAACGTACGCCGAGTCCGAGGCTTTCGCTTTCGCGTTTGGCGTAGATGCTTTCGTTGTCGGTCACGAGAGTCCAGTCGTAGAATTGCACGATTTGCCAGCGTTGCCACGATTTCCATGGGAATGTCCAGCGGATTTCTTCGTTTAGGCGGTAATAAAGTGGCGTGAGGCCGGTGTTGATGCGTTCCTTCTGTTTGGTGCAGTCGTCATCGACGCAAACGGAGTCGGTGTAGCTGGCATAAATGCTGCGGAATCGGTAGCCACGGACGGAACGCGAACCGCCCTGGTAAAATACGCGTGCGTCGTCTTCGAGTGCCTTGGCGAAGAATTTGCCGACGCTTCCGCTTACGGCTCCGTTGAATGTCCAGAATAACGGATGGTACAGGTTTACAGTGAGTTCGCCATAAGTGTAGGGGTCGCCAACCATCGTCAGATTTTGAATGTTTCCGTTCCAGTTAGAACCCGCGCCGAATGTCGGTGCAAGTCGTATCCCTTTAACCGGATTGAAGTAGTCGTCGGTATAGTCAAAGGTGAGGGCGGTTTCTGCTTTCAATTTGAAGAGTTTGTCTTCGTTCTTGTTCACGTATCGGGTATCGAGCGTGCCACGGAAGCGGATGTGCTTGGTGATGCCGAAGGTCAAGTCTGCACGGTTGATGACTTCGTAGCGTTCTTCTAGGCTGTCGGGGTAGGCGGGCGGATTGATTTTTTCGTGGTTCAGCGTGACATGATCTTCAAAGCGGATGGCAGTCGGAATGAAACTGAACGAGGTCCCGAAAAGGAGCGGGTTTGCATAACCAACGGAAGCCTCCTGCTTGTGCTGGGCCACGATGGCGCTGGTTGAAAATTCGTGGAAGTGCCCGAAGAAATTTTTGTGCTTGGCAGATGCATGTGCTCCGAAACCATAAATTTCTTCGTAGAAGAATCCGTAACGCATTTCTCCGGGAATGCGCTCGGTGGCTTCCAGGTAAACATCCGAAAGGCCGTCTTGGCGGAGGGAATCGCGCATCTTGATTTGGGTGAATAACTGTGTCGAGTAGAGTTTCGATCTGAAGGAGTGGTATTGGTTACCGTCGATAATTTCACCCTGGGGAATTTTCCACAGCGAAGAAAGCCAGGTTGTGTCGGTCAGTCCGGCTTCCTTGATTGTGTCTTGCCTGTTGCGCTTGTCACGGGAACGGAAACTTCCGCTCACCATATTGCCCATGATGACTTTTGCTCCGGGATCTACGGTGATTTCAACGCGGATTTTCTTTTGCGCGGTATCCAGGAACTCTACGGAAGAAAGGGTGGCGTGCAAGTATCCTTCTCGGCGGTAAGCCTTCTGGATGTTCTCCATGTCTTCGCCGATATCTTCCTGATTATAGTAGTGGTCTTGCGCCGTGTTCAGTCCGCTTGTGTCTATGTCGACGGTTCTTTCTGGTGGCGCAATCAGCTTGATTCCGTCAAAACGATAACGTTCACCGTCGCGAAAGCTGATGAAATATCCGCGGACAACGCTGTCTGCCGAAATGATGTCCCTCTGGATTTCCATGGAAATGTCCAAGCTGTAGAAACCTCGCGAATAGTAGAGCGCCTTGATGTTTTCGAGCGAGAGGCGCATCATGAAATCCTGCTTGGTAGTATCCATCATGCCGAATTCTTCGGGAACATCCAGCTGTTCTTCCAGCTGAAAACTCGAGAATGCCTTGTTGCCTCGAATATTCAAGTACCAAGGGTGCTTATCTTCTTCGGCAAGACAGTATGCTGTTACGAACAAAAGAAGGAGTAAAATTATTCTCATTTGGATTCCTCCTTCGGTTTGTCCTTGTTTTGCATTGTTTCGCAGCGGCCAAGTCCGAGCAGACAGGGATTCCAGAATCGATAGGTGTAGTCAATATCGATATTTTTCTCGATACGCGATGTTTCACTGCTTTCGGTACCCGTGTTGGTCAGGTACTGTTTTGAAATCAGCATGGCGTTCAGTTCGAGCGATGGCGAAAGATGGTTCTTGTGCGAGTATTCCGCTTCCTGGAACACGGGGAGCGTGTAGTTGACCCCGAATTGCAAGGCTTGGTCGTAGGTACGGTTTTCGCTGCTCTGGTCTTGCGTGTAGCCGAAAATGAGACTGAGGTTCCTTACCCAACGGTCAAGCGATACCGGAACCTTGAAGTAGCTCGAATCCTTGTCACTCGTGGTGTTGTTTTCGAAAAGCATCACCTTCATGTCGATATCACCGATGTAGTCGCCTCCAAGGGTCTTGTTCGCAGTCGACGAGATGACCTTGCCGATTGCCTTACCTGCAAGCTTGTTCCAGTCGGTTTCTTCGCCGTTGTCTTCTGCAATACAACCTAGCAAAATGTTGTAGTAAATCGATGCCGCCGACGATTCTCCGCCGCAGTTCGACGATGGTACCGCCTGCAGGTTGGTGATCGTTCCCTGGAGATCCAGATTGATGGGACAGGTCTCCTTTTCTTTTTCGGAAGTCTCGGAGCAGTAGGGAAGTTCCTGGCTGCTGGATACGTCGATGACGCCGTTTTGCCACGGAACGTCGTTCCAGGAAATCAGAAGGTTGTTCAACTCGAATTCGTATACTTCCCTGACTCCGATAAAACCACTGTTTGTGTTGGTGATATCGCCGCGCAATAGGGGACGCACGGTATTGCCAAGTACCCAAATGTCCATGGAAAGCGGGAAGGTGGCAAACGGGGTGACCACGGCGATGGAGTCCATCTGTGAGTCGCTGACATGCAGGGACAGGTTGATAGGGCTTGCAACAGAAATCTTTTCTTCTTGTGCGCCAGTCTTTCGTAACCTGGCGACAAAATTATTGAACATGGTCAGGTACTTGTCTAGGGCCGACGGCGTGATGTCGATGTCGAAATTCCTGTAGAATACGGCCTTGTCAATCACGATATTTCCGGTAATCGTATTGTTCTTGATGAGTCCTTCGCGGCCGTGCGGAATGCTGAAGCCAATATCGCCACGCGCTTTCGCTTCGGCCTGGCCATAGACTTCGTCGTTAAACTTGTATGAAATCTGAGGAATGTTTGCCGTAATGAGCAGCTCGTCTTCGTTGTCGGTCGTGTGGCTGTGCATGTTTTCGAGCAGAAGCCAGTGACTGCCGGACTGGATGGTGAATCGGTCTGAATTGATATCGATGCCCATCAGCTTCATGCTGTCAAGGCTAAACTGCAGATTGGCCGAGATGACTTCGCCGCTGTCGTTCTGGGTGCGTGCTTCGTTGATGTCCAAGAGTCCATTTTCAAGATGTCCACGCATATAGATGGGGAACTGAACCTTGGTCCTGGGAGGTTCGTAAATGGTGGAGTCTACCCGTAGATCGGCGGTGATACCCTTGAGTCCTTTTTTGAGTTCCGCCGTCATGTCGATGTGCAGGTCGGTATTCTTGATTTCGCTGACGGTTCCCGGAATGAACCAAGAGCCGTTGGCGTCAATGGTTCCGTTGAAAATGAAGTCGTTGTCGATAAATCCCTCGGCCCAGAGGGTTCCTCCGTTATCGCTACCGTGCGAGAAACTGACATGTCGCTTTTCGTTAAAGACGTTGTTGATGATGACTTGCGTGTTGCCCGTCCAGCCGCCCCCGCCGATGTCGAGATAGGAGTTGAGTTCGACCTTGTCGTTTTCGGCAAAAATGTTCAGCTTGCGTATGTTGAAAAGTTCGGGGGGAATGCTCCTGAACTTGATGTCGTAGAAGTCCAGGTTGCCGATGAGCTTGTTGCCTTGCTTGTAGCTCAGGTCGCCGTTGAGCATGCCCGAGGTCAAGGTGCTGTCGTTCAGGGGTTCCAGTAGCAAGGGAATGCTGAACTCGTGAGAAGATATGTTGGCGTAGAGTAACTGTACCGGCAAGAATCCGGAGGTGTGGAAGTCGGGGTTGGAATCGTTCGGCAGGATGAACGCC
This genomic stretch from Fibrobacter sp. UWH4 harbors:
- a CDS encoding BamA/TamA family outer membrane protein yields the protein MRIILLLLLFVTAYCLAEEDKHPWYLNIRGNKAFSSFQLEEQLDVPEEFGMMDTTKQDFMMRLSLENIKALYYSRGFYSLDISMEIQRDIISADSVVRGYFISFRDGERYRFDGIKLIAPPERTVDIDTSGLNTAQDHYYNQEDIGEDMENIQKAYRREGYLHATLSSVEFLDTAQKKIRVEITVDPGAKVIMGNMVSGSFRSRDKRNRQDTIKEAGLTDTTWLSSLWKIPQGEIIDGNQYHSFRSKLYSTQLFTQIKMRDSLRQDGLSDVYLEATERIPGEMRYGFFYEEIYGFGAHASAKHKNFFGHFHEFSTSAIVAQHKQEASVGYANPLLFGTSFSFIPTAIRFEDHVTLNHEKINPPAYPDSLEERYEVINRADLTFGITKHIRFRGTLDTRYVNKNEDKLFKLKAETALTFDYTDDYFNPVKGIRLAPTFGAGSNWNGNIQNLTMVGDPYTYGELTVNLYHPLFWTFNGAVSGSVGKFFAKALEDDARVFYQGGSRSVRGYRFRSIYASYTDSVCVDDDCTKQKERINTGLTPLYYRLNEEIRWTFPWKSWQRWQIVQFYDWTLVTDNESIYAKRESESLGLGVRYRWQFLTFRLDYAFKKDLSNWSPEAFGWGRFAFDLSQTF